A stretch of DNA from Leucobacter luti:
TGTTTCCCGGCACCTCGCTCGGGCGGGAGATCGCGGCGATCTTTGCGATCTTCACGAGCCAGGTGTGGAACATGACGTTCGCGTTTTACCAATCACTCATCACGCAACCACGGGATCTCGACGAGGCCTCGCGCATGCTGAGGCTCAGTCAGTGGCAACGCTTCTGGCAGCTCGATGCGCCGCACGGCGCGTTCCCGCTCGTGTGGAACGGCATGATGAGCTTCGGCGGCGGCTGGTTCTTCCTCATCGCATCAGAGGTGATCACGGTCCATCACCGCACATACGCTCTGCCGGGGCTCGGATCCTACGCGGCCGCGGCGGCTGCGCGCGCCGAACCGAGCCGGCTGCTGCTCGCCGCGATCGTCTTGATCGTCCTGGTCGTCGGGGTGAACTTCGTGTTCTGGCGGCCGCTCACCGCGTGGGCCGAGCGCTTCCGCGCGGGCGACACTGACACCGCCGAGCCACAGCGCAGTGTGGTGTTCGATCTCCTGCGGCGCTCCGCCGTTCCCGGACTTTTGGCGCGGCTGCTGCATCCGGTGTGGGAGGTGCTGGATCGCGCAACAAGGCGCCGCGGCTCTCGCAGGCACCCGCGGGCGCACCGCCGCCGTCACCGCGCCGCGGACATCACGATCACCACGCTCGTCACTGCTGTGCTCGCTTGGGGTGTGATCGCCATGCTGAGCTACATCTCGCGCGAAGCCGGCCTCGGCCAGTTCGCCACCGCCGCGGGGCTGGGCCTCGTCACCTTTGCGCGCGTCCTCGTACTGCTCGTACTTGGCACGGTTGTGTGGGTGCCGATCGGGGTCTGGATCGGCCTCAACCCGCGCGTGACTCGCGTGGCCCAGCCGATCGTGCAGGTACTCGCGAGCTTTCCCGCCAACTTCCTGTTCCCGTTCGCCGCAATCGTGCTGCTCTCCACTGGGATCAGTCTCAACTGGGGCGGGATCCTGCTGATGTCGCTCGGCGCGCAATGGTACATCCTGTTTAACGTGATCGCAGGAGCTGCCGCGATCCCGATCGACCTGCGCGAGGCAGCCCAGAGCATGCGGCTGACACGCGCCGAGACCTGGCGCAAACTGATCCTTCCGGCCGTCTTCGGTTCCTGGGTGACCGGCGCACTCACCGCGGCCGGTGGCGCGTGGAACGCCTCGATTGTCGCGGAGGTTGTGAGCTACGGCGGCGAAACCCTCACCGCCACCGGCCTCGGCGCGTACATCGCCGAGGCGACTCGCCACGGCGACTTCGGACAGGTGCTGGTCGGCGTACTCGTGATGAGCGTGTATGTCGTCGCACTCAACCGGTTGCTGTGGCGCCGACTCTACGCGCTCGCTGAGCAGCGTTTCTCATTCACCTAGGTCCCTGGAGTCCCCTCATGTCATTCGAGAAGCTTCCCCCGGCATCCAGTTCCGGGCAGGTCCCCACGGCGCCCGATGAGGACGCGCTGATCCTCGCAGATCACGTGTCGCTATCGTTCCCGGCCGCCGACGGCGGAGCCTATGACGTGCTCACCGAGGTCAGCCTCGCCCTGCGGCCCGGCGAGATCGTGGCCCTGCTCGGCAAATCCGGATCCGGAAAATCAACTCTGCTGCGGCTGCTCGCCGGGCTCATAGAGCCCAGTTCCGGATCAGTGCGCTACCGCGGTGAGCGCCTGAACGGGGCCAATCCCGGGGCAGCGATGGTGTTCCAATCGTTCGCGCTGATGCCGTGGCTCACAGTTCTCGACAACGTCGAGCTCGGGATCAGAGGCACCGGACTCCCCCGGGCCCAGCGACGCGCACTGGCTCTGGATGCGATCGATGCGATCGGACTGGACGGCTTCGAATCTGCGTATCCGCGCGAACTCTCGGGCGGCATGCGGCAGCGTGTCGGCTTCGCGCGCGCCTTCGTGCAGCACCCTGACGTCCTGCTTATGGACGAGCCATTCTCCGCACTCGACGTGCTCACCGCGGAGAATTTGCGCGGTGAGTTGATCTCGATGTGGGGCGCAGCTGACTTCCCCACACGCTCCATCTGCATCGTGACCCACAACATTGACGAGGCGGTGCAGCTCGCCGACCGCGTGCTCGTGCTGGGCGGGAGCCCCGCCAGGATCACCGCCGAGGTGCCAATCGTGCTCCCGCGCCCGCGGGACCGGCGCAGCCCCACGTTCGACGCCGCGGTCGATCACTTGTACGGGCTGCTCACGGGGCGTGAGGAGGGGGCCCGTGCACACCTGGTTCCCGGTCCGCTCACCCACCCGCTGCCAGAAGCTACGGTCGGCGGGCTGGCCGGCCTCGTACAGATCGTGGTCGCGCACGGCGGCCAGACAGACCTGCCGGATCTTGCTGATCAGCTGGCGTTTGACGTTGATGATCTGCTGCCGCTGGTCGACGCAGCACAGATGCTCGGGCTATTGGAAGTGGCTGGCGCCCAGGCGTTCCTCACCGAAACCGGTTGGGCGTGGCAGTCCGCTGATATGCAAGCGAGCAAGCGGCAGTTCGCGAAGCTAGCGGTGGCCGGCGCTCCGCTCGTGAGTACGATTGTCCGCGCACTCGAACACAGCAACGACGGCGCGCTGCGCGACGACTTCTTCCGTGATCTGCTGCGACGCGGTTTCACCGCGGATGACGCGCAACGCCAGCTTGAGCTCGCGATCGACTGGGGCCGCTACGGCGAGCTCTTCGATTACGATGCCAACGCCGGCGAGTTCGTGCTCGCCGAGGTGGCGTCGGGCCTCGCGGACTGGCTGGAGGGAGATCAGCCGGATCGCGGGTCCGATCCCAGCTAGGACTCGGTCCCGCGATCCGGCCGCAGGCGCGGTGCAACGGAACGCTCGGTAGCGCTCGGTAGCGCTCAGTGCTCAGGGGGCAAACACTCAGCGCAATTGCCCGGCGCGCTTCACCGTGTAGATCGGGATCACCGCAAGGCAAAAGACCCCGATGATCTGCACCCAAGCGGAGTACTCCCAGCTCAGCTCGGGCATGAACTCGAAGTTTTGCCCGTACCAGTTGATCAGCGTCGTCCCAGGAATCAGGATCGCCCACAGCACGGTAAATATCTTCACAATGTTGAGGTCACTGGTGGCGATCTGCTGTGCGGTGTCGCGCGCGTGGAATCGGTGCCGGTCGATACAGAACTCAACTCGATTCGAGAGCGCGTCGCCCTGCTGGATCAGCGCGTCGAGCTCCTCGCGTGGGACCGCACCTGTTTCGGCAGCCTCGCGCCGCATCAGTCTGGCAAGCTGCGTGAGCCGCCCAACCGAGTACGACACGTGCGAGAGCATGGCGTCGACGTCGGTGAGGATCTCACTCACGTGAGGGAGATCACTCAGTCCAATCCCGCGTGCAGGTCCCAGCTCCGCGGCGAGCCCGGCGACGGATCCTCGCACGAAGCGAAGATCAGCTTCGATGAGTCCGAGACTTTCCGCATTCGCACGGAAGCCGGCACGCACGATGGCGGTGCCCGCTCCGGCGGCGCCCCGATTCGCAGCGTCGTCCCACTGCAGTCGCGCCTCGACGTCCTGCAGCAACGGAACACCGACGCCCGGCTCAATCGTCATGATTTCTCCGGGCCGGATCACAACGGAGACGTCCCACACCCGCGCACCCTCGGGATCGGGCGTCACGAAGCGGAGCGGGAACGCATCCGGCGCGGTCACTTCGTCTGTACCCTCAGCTGCGGCACACACCCGCGTCCAGCTGCGCTGCGACACACTCCGGACACTCATCGCAGCCACCCTTTGCGCTTGATGTAGGCAAGCGGCACGAGCGCGAACACCGCAGTAGTGCCCATCACGAACCACTCACCCCACTCCAACGCGAGCTCCGGCATGTTCGCGAAGTTCTGGCCGTAGTATGCGGCGATCAGAGTTGGCGGCGTGAACACCGCTGTGACAACGGTGAACACCTTGATGATCTGATTCTGCTTCAGATCCAGCGTGGTCATGAGCGACTGTTGAATATTGCGCACTTTCGCGTGCTGGAACCGTGCGTGGCGCCGTCCTCCCTGGATATCGGAGAGCAGCGTGGAATACTCCTGCTGTGCATGGCCGCTCGCCCGGCGCACCCTGCGGGCGGCACGCTCCAGCATCAGCTGCCCCTGCACGGTGCGGGCGATGAGCTCTTCTGCACCGCCGAGTGACACCGCTGTCTGCGCGATATCTGCGACACCGACCTGCCTCCCCTCGAGTCTGTAGCCGCCGCTACTGTCCACTGCGTCGTCCGCGAGGCGATTGAGTACGTGGGAGATCCGATCGACGGTATCTTGCAGCGCGTCGTTCAGGCCTTCCAAGATGATCAGTAGCGCCTCGCGGCTCGTCGCCGTCTCTGGGAGCCTGCCGATACGAGACTGGGCGGCGGCGAGGGCCTCGATCGGGTGATCCGGTTCGACCGTGATGAGCAGATCGTCGGTGAGGGCAAGCAGTATCCGAGCTCCCATGAATACGGTGCCTCCGTCAGGAACGACGTGGTGCGGGAAATCTGGCAGAGGGAGATCGAGCGGCAGCACAACACACCCCTGCTCGTAAGTGGGGTGCCTGTTGTCCCGATCCAGATGCACCCCGTATGTGCCCTGGATGCTCGCCAGCATGGCCCGATCGGAGGCGCGCACGCGCAGCCAGCCGGTGCGCGGCAGTTCGGCCCCCGTCACGGGGTTCGGCTGCGCTGTCGCGGTGGTGTTCTCAGTCATTTCGACCGTCTTTCGTGAAGTGGTGGGACGAGTGCGAAGTGAGGCCCGCCCGTACGGTGTGGTGCCGGCTACCCAAGGGTGAGGCCGAAGATGTGGAGGCCGGCGAAACAGGCGATGATGCCTGCGTAGAGCACGACGACCGCCCAGATGATCTCGCGCTCGATTTTCGAGCTGCGCGGACGCGATGAGTCGTCTTGCGCCTGCTCCATGCCGGGGGTTTCAGCGCCGAGGCTGTTCAACTCGAGTCGTGAACTCCAAACATTGGGCGAGGTGCGGGTGGGCTGTAAGTTCTGCGGTGACATAGCGGGCTCCTGATGAGTGTCAGAGGGGTGATGGGTTTGGGTCAAGCGAGCTAGCGCAGCCACCCGCGCCAGCGGACGTAGAGCAGCGGGAGCATCGCAAAGATGAAGCTCAGCACGATGATCATGGGCTCCGCGTACTGCCAATTGAGGATCGGCATGAGCTCGAAGTTCATGCTGTAGTAGGTCGAGAGCAGCATCACCGGCAGGAATACCGCGGTGACGACCGAGAACACCTTGATGATCTGGTTTTGCTTCACGTTCAATGCGAGGTTGTTAGTCTGCTGGAGTAACCGCACGCGGTCGTGCACGAAATCGATGTGCGGCTCGATCGCCTCGATATCTTGGAGGAGCCGTTCGAGATCGGTGCGGTTCTCCCAGCCGCGGCCTCGGGTGAGCGTCCGGAGGTGGCGTCCGCCCTCGGCAAGCACAAGCTGACTCTCCATGCAGTAGGACAGGAGTTCTTCCATGTCGGCGAGCTCCTGCTGCGTTGCTGTGACGTCGCTCACGCCGAACTCGCGCGCCCGCTTCGTTTCGAGGCTGCGCAGGATCGAGCTGGTCTGCGTCATCATCCGCTCGGTGCTGCCGCTCAGGTTCGTGACCAGTTCGTCCGTCGTATCGGCGATACTCTCGAGGACGCACGCGGCGATCTCGATCGGGCTATCGCCCGCTCGCCCATCGCGCTCCATGCGGGCGAGCGCAAGGTCGAGGGGTGCGCAGCCGCTGAACGGCTCGATCGTGATGACGACGTCTTTCCCGACCACGAGCACAATGCTCGTCTCTCGGTACGATCCGGCGTCACGATCCACACATGAGACCGAGATGGTGACGAAGTCACCGCCGGAATTGAACGGGGTGGTTACTGCCTCGCGGAGGTCAGCGCCGTAGTCACCGCGCAGCCGTTCCAGCACTTCGAGGTCGCCGCCAAGGACGCGCTGCCAGCGCCCCTCACACAGCGAATCGACGTGGCCCTGTCGAGCGAATTGTGGTTCTGTGGTCTTCATCGTGTCTCTCGTTTCGCGCGGGTAGGAGGCCATCTCGTGGGGAGGCTCGTGCCCTACTCGTCGTCTTTGTAGAAGGTGCTGTGGGTTCCCGACGTCGAGGAGGTCTTCGTTTCGAGCCCGTAGTTGAGGGCGTGTAGCCCGGCGGTCACCCCGAGGGTGAGGGCGGCACTCAGCAGCACCATGCGGGTGGTGAACTTCTCGTAGCGGGTGACTCGGCGCTTCCTCACCGCTGACGTCGATCCTGCAAAAACGTGGCTGTGCCAGTGTTCTTCGGCAGGAGCTCCGCTACTCGGGCCGCGGCCGCGGACGCCGCGTTGCGCGACATTCGGCTGATGGACCTGCCAGAACAGGATGGGTTCGCGGAAGTCTCTGGGCATGGCTCAGCTTCCTCTCACGCCTCGTCGAGGCGGCTAGGGATAGTGGACAGGCGCTTCCATGTCAGAGCTTCGGCATTGCACGACGTAGCCAGATGGCAGCCACTTGGGATACCCCCTTAATCCGAGGGCACCTGTCCTGATCTTGAACATCTCTCGATGCCTGCAGATCAGTGGCCTGTGTTCGTGCAAGAGCCTCACCGAACGAAGCGCTTCCATCACCGTACCAACATTCAATCACTTGCGCAAACAAAAGAGTGCAGAGGTATGAAGTGAGCGCTCGCCATGCGCTCTGGAACTGGCTCCAGCTCCGGTCCCGTGTAGTACAGGTACCGGTGTGTGGGCGCCGGGCATCAGCCCGTGGCAGCGATCCGGAACGGCGCCTCGGTGCGTGGCCACATGCAGCATGAGATGGCACCGTGTGATGCTTTTCGCACCCACGACCGCTGCACCGAGCGATCGCAACCGTTCCAGTGCGCGCAGGCAGACCGGCCCAGCATCCGAGGTGTCGCGGAGCGAGCGAGGCCTAGAACGATCTGGTCAGGATACGTGTGCGCGGTCCGCTGCCCAATCGGCGACTCGGAGCGCAAGTGTTGCGGCGAGGGTGATTCCCGGATGGGCGGCGAGCACAAGGGCGCCAGGGTGGTCCGGCAGCGCCTCGCACACGAGTGCGCGGCCGGCCGGAATCGGGCGCCACCCGATCGTGAGGGCTTCTGGCTCCGGGGTCGCGGCAAGCCCGAACGCCTTGCGGACTGCGGTCAGCGATGCTCGTGCGCGCATCACGGTCGTTTCTTCCGGTTCCCCAGCCACCACATCTTCGGCTGCGACGAAACGGCCGGTGCCGTCCGGACGAATCTCAAACTGCGGCGTCGACACGACTGCGGTCACTTCGAGGTCTGGCGCAGTGAACGTGAAGCGCGCGGCCGGGCTCGAGTCAATCACTACACTCCCGCCCAGCTGGGCAGCGAGTTTCGGTATACCAACACCACACGCGAGCACGAGGCTGTCGCACTCGACCGCAGCCCCTGACTCCTCGAGCACACGGTAGCTGTTCAGCGGCAGCGGCGTGACATGCAGAACCCGTCCCGGGCGAAGCGTTGCACCCAGCACAACCGCCTGATCCAGCATCGCGCTCCGATACTGGGCGGCGTCGAGAATCGCTTCATCGGCGGCCCACGCGATGGCACTCGCGTGGCCCCGTAATCCGGGCAGAGTAAGAGAGCGCACCCCACTGGGCATCAGCTGCATCCCTGATCGGGATTGTGCGATGCGAGCGCGAGTCTCCTGGGCGGTCTCAGCCCAGCTCGCAGCGCCGCTCCAGCTCACCCATGGGGTTGGGACCAATCGCTCCAGCAGTGCTCTCGTATCAGCCAGAGCGCGCTCCAATTCGGGAATTGACCTGGCTGGTCCGGCTGCAGCGCTCCCCGCCCGCGTCACCCATCCGAAGGCTGCGTCACTCGCCGAGGGGGTCTCCGCCTGCTCGTCGATCACGGTGACACGGTGCCCACGGGCCGCAAGTTCGAACGCAGCAGCGGCTCCGAGGATCCCGGCACCGACCACCACGACAGAGTGGGCTCGGTCGTGGTGGTTCGGTGCTGCGGGATCGCGAAGCAGGTCCATGGTGGTTCTATTGTGCCGGGTGGGGCGCGGCTCTCGCGCTGCGGTGCTTCGTCAGCGAGTCAGATCTACCAATTGCAGGATTTCGCTTGGCTGATGGTTGTGGTCGCCTGCGTACGCAATGCGGCATTCGATCTGAGCCGAGCCCCACTCATCTCGCTCGTCAAAAGTGAAGGTGTACGTTCCGTTGGCAAGTTCTTGGGTGCCGAGCTCAACGGTGCCGCAACGCAACGCGACCGTTCCAGTTGGCACGGTGCCGTGTATGCCGTCGATCTTGCCACTCACAGTGATCTCGCGCACGTCCGCTACTGCGAACGCAATGTTCAGGTACGCTTCATCGGCTATGCGCGAGGTCGCTCCCGACGCAGACACACCGATCCAAGACAGCGTCCCCACGAGACCTACTGCGAGCACGCCCGCAATCGCTGCGCGACGCAGCGAGGTGGGTCGCTGTGAAGATGAACTCTCGCTCGTGCGACTTGGACGGGGGCTGTGGTGATCGGTCATTCGTTGTCCTCCTGTGCGCTCGCTGCTCGCCCCACGGTGGGTACGCTGACGGTAATCTCAGTTGGTGCTCGGTTCACAGTGTGCGTGCCCACCGCGTCTGCAAACTGGCCATTCTCGCTGGATTCGTAATGCATCGCCACCGGGTAGTCACCGGCGTCGCGTGCAATGCGGGGGGTCGTGAACTCGCCCCAGCGGTTCGCCAGATTGAAGGGGGTCTGAGATTGGACCCCTTCGAGTGTCATCGTCACTGTTCCCTCGGTTGACGCGCTGGGTACCAGGAGTCGGATTGTCCCGGTCTGCCCATACTCGATCGCCGGAGCCTCGACCTCAGCTGGCAACTCAACAATGTTTGGCGCCACAGTGCCGAACATGTAGGCGGAAGAAAGGTTCCACACGGGTTCCGACCCTCCAGCCGGATCCGGCATACTGCCGTAGTAGCCGTGGTTGGATACTGCGGCTCGAGATCCGCTCACGTACACGCCTCCGCCACCCCATTCGACCCCGAGGTATCCCTCAGCCTGCGGGTTCTTCGCACGCAGCACCTGCACCGGCTCGACCTCACGGCGGTTTGCCACGACCTCGGGCCCTGCGGGGGCAACGATCTGCCGTGTATCGAACACGTGCACTTCACCCTCAGCGACGTGCGGGACTCCGGCATCATCGAAGAGGTACGAGTAGCTACTCACGAGCAGCGCGTTGCCCTGCAAAGCAAAGCCTGAGCCAAAGTTTTGCGTGTGCCTTGGCGGGAGAAGCTTCGGGGCGATCTGCTCCCCCGTCACGAGACTGTAGGTGTACACGGCCCCACGGGTGGTCGTGCCATACACCATACTCTCGTTATTCACCCCCTGTTCTGGATCATCTTTCGAAGCGCCAAAATAGTTGTACTCCATTGGGCTGGCGACGAAGAGCCGGTCGCCGTCGATTTTCATGCGATACCCAAACGCGGGGATTGAACCGATCCTCCCGAAGTCTGTGCCATCTGCCCACGGCTGCGTCACCACACGGGGTGTGCCGAAGGGATCATTGCGGTCCCAGATGAAGAGGTTCTGGTCACTCGTCGTGACGCCGTCAATCGGGGTCCGTCGCAACGTCGTGGCCGCGACGATGTAGTCCTTGCTCATCGCAAAGCTGGATCCGATCCCGAGCATCCCGACGAACA
This window harbors:
- a CDS encoding ABC transporter permease subunit, which gives rise to MRSQTARAPHRMHKPMDAAEGVTPVTVSPIGPFSGYGPALRARDQRVADIAVLAGVAVLFWLLIVLTRGAATPVGPELAPAQVSTDPSQLPYYAGRSLLRMFLALAAATLFAFVVATAAARLPRAGRVIIPALDVLQSVPVLGFLSVTIGLWLTLFPGTSLGREIAAIFAIFTSQVWNMTFAFYQSLITQPRDLDEASRMLRLSQWQRFWQLDAPHGAFPLVWNGMMSFGGGWFFLIASEVITVHHRTYALPGLGSYAAAAAARAEPSRLLLAAIVLIVLVVGVNFVFWRPLTAWAERFRAGDTDTAEPQRSVVFDLLRRSAVPGLLARLLHPVWEVLDRATRRRGSRRHPRAHRRRHRAADITITTLVTAVLAWGVIAMLSYISREAGLGQFATAAGLGLVTFARVLVLLVLGTVVWVPIGVWIGLNPRVTRVAQPIVQVLASFPANFLFPFAAIVLLSTGISLNWGGILLMSLGAQWYILFNVIAGAAAIPIDLREAAQSMRLTRAETWRKLILPAVFGSWVTGALTAAGGAWNASIVAEVVSYGGETLTATGLGAYIAEATRHGDFGQVLVGVLVMSVYVVALNRLLWRRLYALAEQRFSFT
- a CDS encoding CorA family divalent cation transporter — its product is MSVRSVSQRSWTRVCAAAEGTDEVTAPDAFPLRFVTPDPEGARVWDVSVVIRPGEIMTIEPGVGVPLLQDVEARLQWDDAANRGAAGAGTAIVRAGFRANAESLGLIEADLRFVRGSVAGLAAELGPARGIGLSDLPHVSEILTDVDAMLSHVSYSVGRLTQLARLMRREAAETGAVPREELDALIQQGDALSNRVEFCIDRHRFHARDTAQQIATSDLNIVKIFTVLWAILIPGTTLINWYGQNFEFMPELSWEYSAWVQIIGVFCLAVIPIYTVKRAGQLR
- a CDS encoding CorA family divalent cation transporter; translated protein: MTENTTATAQPNPVTGAELPRTGWLRVRASDRAMLASIQGTYGVHLDRDNRHPTYEQGCVVLPLDLPLPDFPHHVVPDGGTVFMGARILLALTDDLLITVEPDHPIEALAAAQSRIGRLPETATSREALLIILEGLNDALQDTVDRISHVLNRLADDAVDSSGGYRLEGRQVGVADIAQTAVSLGGAEELIARTVQGQLMLERAARRVRRASGHAQQEYSTLLSDIQGGRRHARFQHAKVRNIQQSLMTTLDLKQNQIIKVFTVVTAVFTPPTLIAAYYGQNFANMPELALEWGEWFVMGTTAVFALVPLAYIKRKGWLR
- a CDS encoding CorA family divalent cation transporter, whose amino-acid sequence is MKTTEPQFARQGHVDSLCEGRWQRVLGGDLEVLERLRGDYGADLREAVTTPFNSGGDFVTISVSCVDRDAGSYRETSIVLVVGKDVVITIEPFSGCAPLDLALARMERDGRAGDSPIEIAACVLESIADTTDELVTNLSGSTERMMTQTSSILRSLETKRAREFGVSDVTATQQELADMEELLSYCMESQLVLAEGGRHLRTLTRGRGWENRTDLERLLQDIEAIEPHIDFVHDRVRLLQQTNNLALNVKQNQIIKVFSVVTAVFLPVMLLSTYYSMNFELMPILNWQYAEPMIIVLSFIFAMLPLLYVRWRGWLR
- a CDS encoding FAD-binding oxidoreductase, which produces MDLLRDPAAPNHHDRAHSVVVVGAGILGAAAAFELAARGHRVTVIDEQAETPSASDAAFGWVTRAGSAAAGPARSIPELERALADTRALLERLVPTPWVSWSGAASWAETAQETRARIAQSRSGMQLMPSGVRSLTLPGLRGHASAIAWAADEAILDAAQYRSAMLDQAVVLGATLRPGRVLHVTPLPLNSYRVLEESGAAVECDSLVLACGVGIPKLAAQLGGSVVIDSSPAARFTFTAPDLEVTAVVSTPQFEIRPDGTGRFVAAEDVVAGEPEETTVMRARASLTAVRKAFGLAATPEPEALTIGWRPIPAGRALVCEALPDHPGALVLAAHPGITLAATLALRVADWAADRAHVS
- a CDS encoding Ig-like domain-containing protein, producing MTDHHSPRPSRTSESSSSQRPTSLRRAAIAGVLAVGLVGTLSWIGVSASGATSRIADEAYLNIAFAVADVREITVSGKIDGIHGTVPTGTVALRCGTVELGTQELANGTYTFTFDERDEWGSAQIECRIAYAGDHNHQPSEILQLVDLTR